CAGGGCCTGATGCGGCTGAGCGGCCACGGCAACGTGTGGACCAACGTCGCCGCCGCCAAGGGCCACCTCGACCGGGCCCGCCGCCTCGGCCTGCACGAGAACGTCTCCCCGGCCGTCTTCGCCCGCCAGCACCGCGAGATCTACGACGCGGTCGTCGCCGGTGACATCCCGCTCGCCCGCGCCGCCATGCGCACCCATCTCCGGGCCGTCTTCAGCGACATCGAGCGCATCCGGGCGCACTCGCCGGAGCTGTTCGCCAGCGGTCCTTCGACGGTGCCGGTGCGACGCAACGTGGTGGTCTGGGAGTAGCGCCGGTCCGGCTCTTCAGGTCAGGTCGCCCTCCGGCCCTTCAGGACGGGTCGCCCTCCAGAGCGGAAGGGTTCAGCGACGCCAGCAGCTTGAGCAGCAGCGCGTGCGTCTGCTCCTGCTCCGCGGGCGTCAGCGCCTGAAGCGCCTCGGCGTGGGCGGCGTCCACCGTCTCCGCGGCCTGTGCCGCGAGCCGCACACCGGCCTCGGTCGCGTGCAGGCGCTGGGTGCGCCGGTCGCCGGGTGTCGTACGCCGCTCCAGCATCCCGCGCTCGACCAGCCCGTTGACCGCCGTGCCCATCGACTGCGGGGTGATCGCCGCCCTGCGTGCGGCGGTCGCGCTGGAGACCCCCGGGTCGAGGACGGCCTGCATCAGGGCCCGGTGCTGGGCGAGCGTGAGCTGGAGCGGGCGCAGGGCGCGCTCCATCCGGGCCGCCATGATCTGGCCGATCTGCCAGGTGACGTACCCGGTGCGGCGGTCGGGATGGTTCACGGGGTGGACCTCTTTTGTAAGGCAGCTGATGGTGATGTACAAATATTATCAGTTGCCTTCCAATCTAGCGCCTTCTGATCTAGGACCCTCCCGATGTCCCAGCAAGCCACCACACCGGTCACCGGCACCACCAGCACCCCCGACAGCCGCACAGGCACGCCCTCGACGTGGCCCACCCACCCCCCGGCCCCGGAAATCCGCGCGCCGTCCTGCTCCCCGTGGCCGTCGTCCTGCTGATCGGCGCCGTGTTCGTCAGCGTCTACCTCGCCGCCTTCCACGCCCCGAGCCCGCACCAACTCCGCGTCGGCACAACGGAGATAGGCACCGCGCAGGCCCACCTGAACCAGGACCTGGAGCGCGTCGCCCCCGGCGGCTTCACCGTCGAGACCTACCCCGACGAGTCCGCCGCCCGGAACGCCGTACAGGACAGGAAGGTCTACGCGGCCTACCTCGGCGACGGAAAACTCCTCTACGGCAGCGCGAACGGCGCCGCCGTCACCGCGACCGTGACCACCGCCTTCGGCACCGTGGCCCACGCCGAGCAGCACGAACTCGCCGTCGAGGACGTGGCTCCGGCCGCGGCGGGGGACACCCGAGGCCTCTCCGTGTTCTACGCCGCCTTCGGCCTGGTCCTCGCGGGCTACCTCTTCGGTATGACGACGTATCAACTCGCCCCCCGCCTTCAGTACCGCTGGCGGATGACCAGCCTGGCCCTGTTCGGCGTCGTCGGCGGCCTCCTGATCGCGACCATCGCCGGAAGCACGGGCTTCGGCGCGCTGCCCGGGTCCTTCCTGCCGCTCGTCGTCGTGATCTCCCTGATGGGCGCGGCCGTAGCGGCCACGACCATGGTCCTGCTGCGGCTCTTCGGCTCGGCGGGCGTGACCCTCGCCTCGATCCTCATGCTGATCCTCGGCAACAGCACCAGCGGCGGCATCATGCCGTCGGCGTATCTGCCGGGCTGGCTGCGCCCGCTCTCCGGGATCCTCCCGGTGGGCGTCGGCGTCCGCGCGATGCAGGGCCTGTCCCGCTTCCAGAACGACGGCCTGACCCGCGCCCTGGTGATCCTCCCGGTGTGGGTGCTCGGCGCGGTCCTCGTGCTCTACCTCAAGGACGTGTACCGGCGCGGTACTCCGGCGCCGGGCGCGGGGGAGAGGCACGTTCCGGAGCCCGAGCCGGCGGTGGGCTGACCTCGCCGCGCGAGATCCGCCGACGAACGCGGCATCCTGGACACGTAGAGGATCTCCAGAAGGCCATGGACCTCACCGTGGGAAAGGATCTTTCGATGGACCAGCAGGACGCGCGGGACTCGCAGGACGAGCGGTTCGACGTCGTCGTACTCGGTGCGGGACCCGGCGGCTACGTCGCCGCAGTCCGCGCCGCCCAACTCGGCAAGCGGGTGGCCGTGGTCGAGGAGAAGTACTGGGGCGGTGTCTGTCTGAACGTGGGCTGCATCCCGACCAAGGCCCTGTTGCGCAATGCCGAGTTGGCGCACATCTTCACCCGCGAGGCGAAGACCTTCGGCATCAAGGTCGAGGGGGAGGTCTCCTTCGACTACGGCGAGGCGTTCCGCCGCAGCCGCCGGGTCGCGGACGGCCGGGTCAAGGGCGTCCACTACCTGATGAAGAAGAACAAGATCACGGAGATCGACGGCCGCGGCACCTTCCTCGACGCGAACACGCTCCAAGTGGCGGGCTACGACGGCGAGTCGCGCACCATCGGCTTCGACAACTGCGTCATCGCGACCGGCGCCACCCCCAGGCTGCTGCCCGGCACCAAGCGCACCGCGCGCGTCGTGACGTACGAGGAGCAGATCCTCGCCGACGACCTCCCGCGGTCGATCGTCATCGCGGGCGCGGGCGCCATCGGCATCGAGTTCGCGTACGTGCTCCACAACTACGGCGTGAAGGTCACGATCGTCGAGTTCCTGGACCGGATGGCACCCCTCGAAGACATCGAGGTCTCCACCGAACTCGCCAAGCAGTACCGCAAGTTGGGCATCGACGTCCTCACCTCCACCCGCGTCGAGTCCATCGACGAGTCGGGCCCGCAGGTCCGCGTCACGGTCACCGGCAAGGACGGCGCCCAGCAAGTCCTGGAAGCCGACAAGGTGTTGCAGGCCATCGGCTTCGCCCCGAACGTCACCGGCTACGGCCTGGAGAACACGGGCGTACGGCTGACCGAGCGCGGCGCGATCGACGTCGACGGGCACTGCCGTACGTCCGTCCCACACCTGTACGCCATCGGCGACGTCACCGCGAAGCTGATGCTCGCGCACGCCGCCGAGTCGATGGGGATCATCGCCGCCGAGACCCTCGCGGACGCGGAGACGATGGAGCTGGACTACGCGATGATCCCGCGCGCCACCTACTGCCAGCCGCAGATCGCCAGCTTCGGCTACACCGAGGCGCAGGCACGGGAGTTGGGGCACGACGTCAAGGTCGCGAAGTTCCCGTTCACGGCGAACGGCAAGTCGCACGGCCTCGGCGACACCACCGGTTTCGTGAAGCTGATCAGCGACGCGAAGTACGGCGAGTTGCTCGGCGGCCACCTCATCGGCCCCGACGTCACCGAACTCCTCCCCGAACTCACCCTGGCCCAGCAGTGGGACCTCACCGTCCACGAGGTCGCCCGCAACGTGCACGCCCACCCGACGCTCGGTGAGGCGGTCAAGGAAGCGGTGCACGGCCTCGCGGGACACATGATCAACATGTGAGCCGGACGGCCCCCGGCCGACTTTGCCAGCTCTTTACAACCCGCCCTCCCGCTGCCTCGTCTCTCCGCTCGATCACTGACCCGCCCCACCGCCGAACCGTCGTCCGACGGACCCGGTGGGGCGGCCGACGAGAGAGAGCGATCCATGCGCCGAACTGTCCTCAGCGCCCTGGCACTCACGTGCGGCGCGGTCCTGGCGTCCACCGCGCCCGCGTTCGCGGCCGGGGCCTCCGCGTCCCCGTCCACGGCGCCGAGCGCCACCCAGGCGCCGACCCCGGCCCCCACCGCCGAACCCACCCGCAGCGCGAGCAGCGCACCCTCCGCCGTACCGTCCGCCGAGCCCACCCGGGCCCCGAGTCAGGTCGCCGAGGTTCCCAGCGGCGCCCCGGACACCGGCGTCACGACGGAGTCGAAGTCGTCCGGCGACCTGACGACCGCGCTGGTCGGCGGGGGAGCCGCCGCGCTGGTCGTCGGCGGCGGCGCCTTCGTCGTCGTACGGCGCCGGAGGACGACCGGCGTATGACCTCGCTCTCCAGGCGCGCCTTCGTCACCGCGGCGACGGCGACGCTGCTCACCGGCTGCGGCGGCGGGCACGCGACCGCTCCGGCCGCGAACTCCGCCGCCCCGCAAGGGAGTTCGACACCCTCGCGGCAACCCGGCGCCAAGAAGGCACACGCCCTCACCCGCTCCGTCCCGGTCACCCTGCGCGTCCCGGCGATCGGGGTCGACACCCCGGTCATGCAGCTGGGGCTGGCGGCGGACGGCACCGTCCAGGTGCCGCCGATCGCCGCGCACGACCGGGCGGGCTG
The nucleotide sequence above comes from Streptomyces sp. N50. Encoded proteins:
- a CDS encoding MarR family winged helix-turn-helix transcriptional regulator encodes the protein MNHPDRRTGYVTWQIGQIMAARMERALRPLQLTLAQHRALMQAVLDPGVSSATAARRAAITPQSMGTAVNGLVERGMLERRTTPGDRRTQRLHATEAGVRLAAQAAETVDAAHAEALQALTPAEQEQTHALLLKLLASLNPSALEGDPS
- a CDS encoding ABC transporter permease — its product is MAHPPPGPGNPRAVLLPVAVVLLIGAVFVSVYLAAFHAPSPHQLRVGTTEIGTAQAHLNQDLERVAPGGFTVETYPDESAARNAVQDRKVYAAYLGDGKLLYGSANGAAVTATVTTAFGTVAHAEQHELAVEDVAPAAAGDTRGLSVFYAAFGLVLAGYLFGMTTYQLAPRLQYRWRMTSLALFGVVGGLLIATIAGSTGFGALPGSFLPLVVVISLMGAAVAATTMVLLRLFGSAGVTLASILMLILGNSTSGGIMPSAYLPGWLRPLSGILPVGVGVRAMQGLSRFQNDGLTRALVILPVWVLGAVLVLYLKDVYRRGTPAPGAGERHVPEPEPAVG
- the lpdA gene encoding dihydrolipoyl dehydrogenase, coding for MDQQDARDSQDERFDVVVLGAGPGGYVAAVRAAQLGKRVAVVEEKYWGGVCLNVGCIPTKALLRNAELAHIFTREAKTFGIKVEGEVSFDYGEAFRRSRRVADGRVKGVHYLMKKNKITEIDGRGTFLDANTLQVAGYDGESRTIGFDNCVIATGATPRLLPGTKRTARVVTYEEQILADDLPRSIVIAGAGAIGIEFAYVLHNYGVKVTIVEFLDRMAPLEDIEVSTELAKQYRKLGIDVLTSTRVESIDESGPQVRVTVTGKDGAQQVLEADKVLQAIGFAPNVTGYGLENTGVRLTERGAIDVDGHCRTSVPHLYAIGDVTAKLMLAHAAESMGIIAAETLADAETMELDYAMIPRATYCQPQIASFGYTEAQARELGHDVKVAKFPFTANGKSHGLGDTTGFVKLISDAKYGELLGGHLIGPDVTELLPELTLAQQWDLTVHEVARNVHAHPTLGEAVKEAVHGLAGHMINM
- a CDS encoding sortase-dependent protein, encoding MRRTVLSALALTCGAVLASTAPAFAAGASASPSTAPSATQAPTPAPTAEPTRSASSAPSAVPSAEPTRAPSQVAEVPSGAPDTGVTTESKSSGDLTTALVGGGAAALVVGGGAFVVVRRRRTTGV